The nucleotide window AGCACCGCGGCCACCGGAGTGCCCTCAGCGGAAACCGTGCCGGCGGAGCGTCGCTACTGCATTCACGTGGCCCGCATCGGCACGCGCCTGAAGAAGCGCATCTGCTACTCCGAGGACGAATGGCTGGCCGAGCGGCGGGACAACCTCGCGATGCGCGAGGCCGTCTTCTTCCACGGGATGAACCACTAGGATCCTCGGCACCGCGGCCGGGCCTGCGCGCCGTCGCGAACGGTCGTCGCAGCGCCATCGCTGCCTCGCGACCGATTGGCGGCATTGAGTAGCACCAGGCAGGAGAGAGCGATGAGCCATACGCATCGACCAACACGGATCGCACTTGCAGTACTCGCGCTCATGCTCGCGATCAACGCGTTCGCGAGCGCGGGCGGTCGCTACGCCGCAGAGGACGCCCGCGAGGCCGCTACCCCATCGCCGACACAGCAGAGTGAAGCGGCGGAACGCAGCCCCCAGGACACCTGGGACACCCTCCGCAACCAGGTCCCTGACCTGGACGCCAAAGAGCCGCAAACCTCAAAGCCCGTCGCAGTCGTGCCCAAGCCCCAAGCGGTCCGCGGCAACACCTTGATCTGCGAGCGCGTGGCCCCGGAAGGCACCCGCATCAAGCGCCGCGTATGCCGCCCGGCGAGCCAGTCCCGCGCGCGAGCACGCAACGAGATGATCACCTCACAGGTGTTCCGCTGGAGCACCGGCAACCCCTGATTCCCCGCTGACGCAAACGCGCCTCGCGCCAGCAACGCCATCCCGCGGGATGGCCAACACAATCGCTTAGCCAACCCTACCGGAGGTGGCACATGCGCAACACTATCCGTTTGGTGTCCGTCTTCCCCATCGTCGGGATAGCGGTATTCGCATCATCGATGGCCCACGCCTCGGCCGATATGAGGCCCCACGAGCGTGGCGAAGCGGCGCCGCCCGATGACTCGCTCCTCACCACCGAAGAGCGCGCCCAGCAAGACTGGGATCGCCTCCGCGAACAGGTCCCGGACTTGGCCGATGACAGCGGTGGGGACGAAGCGGTGACCACGGTGCCGAATGCGGCAGAGGTGCCTGGTGCGCGCAAGGTGTGCAAGCGCTTCCAGGTGAGGGGCTCGCACATTAGGCGCCACATGTGTCTGACCGTGGTGGAAGTCACGGTCCAGCGCAAGGGGAGGCTCAGGCGCGAGCTGCGGTACCGCTACACCCCGTTGCTGGTTCGCTAGGGCAGGGCGGGCGAGCACCGCGCGGGGGGGCTTAGTACTTCATCGCCCCCAGGCGAGCTAACATCGCCATCAGCTCCTCCTGGCTGATGTCCATGTGCTCGCACACGCGCCCCCACAGCATCACCGTGGGCACGGGGCGATCGGGCCGCTCCTTCTGCGTCTCGTGCAGCACGTACAGCACCACGCGCTCGCGCCGGGTGAGTCCGTCCCGCGCGTCCGGAATCCGATCGAGGTAATCCTCGACGTTACTCAAGAGCGACCCCACACCCGCCGCAAGATCATGCGGCCGACTGGTACCGCACGGACACCACTTCGTACACCCGCTCGCCTTCGGGCAGGGTCAGCACCACCTCATCCCCAGCGGCCTTGCCGAGCAACGCCTTCGCCAAAGGTGCATCGATCGAGATGTGCCGCTTCACGGTGTCGATCTCGTCGGGGCCTACCAGGCGGTGCTCGGCGACGGTGCCATCCTCGTACTCGAGGGTGACCCAGGCGCCGAAGTACACCTTATCCCGTTGTTGACCTGGCGCCGGATCGACCACTTTGAGCACGGGCAGGCGCTTTTGCAGGTAGCGAATGCGCCGGTCGATCTCGCCGAGCTGCTTCTTGCGAAACGCGTACTCGGCGTTCTCGGAGCGATCGCCCTCGGCCGCGGCGGCGGCGAGGGCGGTCACGACCTCCTTGCGGAAGGTCCAGCGTTCCTTGAGCTCGCCCTGCAGTCGCTCGTACCCCTCGCGGGTGATGTACGGCGACTGCTTGGGCGGGGGTGGGCGCCAGCGCAAGGCGAGGGACGGCCTGGCCTAGCGGCGGCGGCCGCCCACGGCGCTGTCGGCGGGCGGCACGACCACGCGGTCGGTCTCGAGCGAGTCGACGAGTTCCTGGAACTTCTCGAGGTCGTTGTTGAGCAGCTCCACGAGCTTGGTCTCGACCACGTTGAGTTCCCCGGAGAGCTCATTGAAGCGCGCCACGGATGCCTCCGTGGGTTCGCCCATGGCGGACTCGACCACGCCCATCAGGTGCAGGAACTGGTTGTCGAGCATCGGCGTGAAGTTGAGGATGTCCTGCGGGGCCTTGCTCTGCACCTGGAGCACGGTGGTCTCCACGGCCGTGAGTTGCTCGGCGAGGGCGTCGGCGCTCTCGCGGATCACGTCGTTCTCCGTCACCTTGGCGATGGCCTGGGCCTGGTCGCGCACGGTGCGGGCCTGGCGGATCACCTCGTGGCTGCGCTGGAGCGACTCATAGATCTCGTAGGCGAGGGCGAAGCGCGTCTCGTGGGCCTCACGGGGCACGTCGAGACGGGGGTCGGCGCGCACTTCCACGGGCACGGTGGCGGTCCAGTCACCGATGGTGAGGCGGGCCTGGTAGGTGCCCGGCGGCACCTCGGGGCCCTGCGGGGCGCCCCAGAGCACGGCGTCGTCGACCATCTTCGGGTCCTTCAGGCGCAGGTCCCACACGTACTTGTTGAGGCCGTGGTGGGCGGTCATCGTGCGCGGCTCGAAGAACTCGGGGAACATGCGGCGCCACACGTTGGGTGCGGTGTACTCGCCTTCCTTGCTGGAGACGGCGCGCAGCACCTCGTCGTCGCCGGCGAGAATCTCCAGGGTGACCTCGGGCACGTCGTCGCCTTCCTCATCGAGCCCCTCGGGCAGGAGGTAGTAGATCGACGCACCGTAGGACGGGTTGCGACCGGCGGGCGTGCCCGGCGCGGCGTTGCCGCCGCCGCCGGCGAACTGAATCGTTGGGCGCGGCGTGAAGAGGTGGTACTCGGCGCGCGCCACCTGATCGGTCATCTGATGCAGGGGGCTCAGGTCGTCGAGGATCCACAGGGAGCGGCCCTGGGTGGCGACGATGAGGTCCTGATCCTTGACCTTGAGGTCCGTGATCGGCGTGAGCGGCAGGTTCAGCTGCAGGGGCTGGAAGGCGCGGCCGTCGTCGAGGGAGACGTACATGCCGTACTCGGTGCCCACGTAGAGCAGGCCCTGGCGGTCCGGGTCTTCGGCCACGGCGCGCACGAAGTGGTCGGCTGGGATGCCGTTGGCGCCGCTGGTGAGGCGGGTCCAGGTCTTGCCGAAGTCGTTGGTGCGGAAGAGGTAGGGCGCGAAATCGTCCGTGCGGTAGCGATGTACGGCGGCGAAGGCGCGGCCAGCGGCGTGGGTGGAGGGGGTGATCACGTTCACCGTGCCCCACTCGGGCATGGCCTTGGGCGTGACGTTGCTCCAGGTGGCGCCGTTGTCGCGCGAGACGTGGATGAGGCCGTCGTCGCTACCGGTCCAGAGCACGCCGGCTTCCACCGGGGATTCCTCCAGGGCGAAGATCGTGCCGTACACCTCAACGCCGGTGTTGTCCTTGGTGATGGGGCCGCCGGCGAGGATCTGCTTCTCGGGGTCGTTGCGCGTGAGGTCGTCGCTCACCACTTCCCAGCTGTGGCCGCCGTCGCGGGAGCGGTGCACGTGGTTGGAGGCGTGGTAGAGCACGTCGGCGTCGTGGGGCGAGATGCGGATCGGCGCGTTCCACTGGAAGCGGAAGCGCAGGTCCTTGGCGGCCTGGCCTACGGCCATCTGCGGCCAGGCCATCAC belongs to Pseudomonadota bacterium and includes:
- the greB gene encoding transcription elongation factor GreB, producing the protein MRWRPPPPKQSPYITREGYERLQGELKERWTFRKEVVTALAAAAAEGDRSENAEYAFRKKQLGEIDRRIRYLQKRLPVLKVVDPAPGQQRDKVYFGAWVTLEYEDGTVAEHRLVGPDEIDTVKRHISIDAPLAKALLGKAAGDEVVLTLPEGERVYEVVSVRYQSAA
- a CDS encoding glycosyl hydrolase encodes the protein MKATVWRTAIALCTLSLTLATFSTAHAAVIDEESMQAMEYRLVGPYRGGRVTAVTGVPGKPDTYYMGSTGGGVWKTTNGGQRWFNVSDKEREIDPPPSPTVMGDVDPMLAASGRVRAPTGGLPKMATTTRTREGDEFGSASVGALAVAESDPNIVWAGMGSVDIRGNTSAGDGIYRSMDGGDTWQHMGLPEAGQIGRIRIHPQDPDIVYAAVLGHAFGPNPERGVYRTTDGGLTWSRVLHVSDKAGAVDLAMDPSNPRILYAAFWEAVRLPWDMISGGPGSGLYKSIDGGNTWVPLTEGLPEGTLGKIAVSVSPVAPNRVFALVEHETEWGLYRSDNGGKKFRRVSDDRNLITRAWYYTKVYADTQDANTVYIMNVQMWRSDDGGKHFVPIRTPHGDNHDLWINPDDPKNMIQANDGGANVTYDGGRTWSTQANQPTSEIYRVSVDNQYPYWLYGGQQDNSAVAIPSRTAGQGIQRKDWYAPAGCETAYVAVDPRNPDITYGGCYGGSIGRLDRSLGLEQEVMAWPQMAVGQAAKDLRFRFQWNAPIRISPHDADVLYHASNHVHRSRDGGHSWEVVSDDLTRNDPEKQILAGGPITKDNTGVEVYGTIFALEESPVEAGVLWTGSDDGLIHVSRDNGATWSNVTPKAMPEWGTVNVITPSTHAAGRAFAAVHRYRTDDFAPYLFRTNDFGKTWTRLTSGANGIPADHFVRAVAEDPDRQGLLYVGTEYGMYVSLDDGRAFQPLQLNLPLTPITDLKVKDQDLIVATQGRSLWILDDLSPLHQMTDQVARAEYHLFTPRPTIQFAGGGGNAAPGTPAGRNPSYGASIYYLLPEGLDEEGDDVPEVTLEILAGDDEVLRAVSSKEGEYTAPNVWRRMFPEFFEPRTMTAHHGLNKYVWDLRLKDPKMVDDAVLWGAPQGPEVPPGTYQARLTIGDWTATVPVEVRADPRLDVPREAHETRFALAYEIYESLQRSHEVIRQARTVRDQAQAIAKVTENDVIRESADALAEQLTAVETTVLQVQSKAPQDILNFTPMLDNQFLHLMGVVESAMGEPTEASVARFNELSGELNVVETKLVELLNNDLEKFQELVDSLETDRVVVPPADSAVGGRRR